AAACCATGCTAGACCTGCTTTCGGGGCGAAAGCTAGACGCACTACGTGCGTATGCCGAGCAGCATCCGGAATTTTTAACCTAAATCCCAAGGCTGTCGTCATGGATCTGGCTCAAACGTATCACACCTGGATCAGCGAGTGTTTTCCGAGGGCCCTTCGAATTGCAGATCGCTTTCATGTTCACGGTTATATGATGGAAAGTGTCCAAGCGGTCCGGAAATCCGTTCAGTCTACCCTTTCTCCCCGGGCCAAAGGGATCTTAAAAATTCATCACCAACTGCTCAATCCGCCAGCAGATTCGCTACCTGACCAGAGCCGTATTTTAATCGAGTGTAATCGGCACCGCTTATTAAAATGAAAATAGCAACCGCTAATTTTTAGATTGAGCCAATAATTCCTTCTTGAATATCATCCCGTAATTTGGTTAATGCCGGTCTATCTAAAAAATCACCGGATACCCCATCGTCCACATATTCCTTTACCTTATTCGCTCCCGCTTTCTGACGGCATTGACGAATATGATCGTTCAGGCTGAACCCGTGCTTCGCCTGCTCCTCCGTACTCACTCTGGCATATACAGCTATCACTTTTCTCCCTCCTGAACTTCTATAGAAGGTAATCATAACAGGCAATACGTGCTCTGTCATTGGAATCGCCTACCACAAGTTTCACATGCACCCGGCATCCCCTCCTTGTAGAAGGATATACGGGTACTGCTTGGACACTTGTTAATAAAAATGACCTTAAACATATGTTTGTTACATCGTTCAAATATACTTTACAGTTAATATTTCCTGATAATCAGCTTAAGGTTATTGAAAACTCTTAAGCCCCCTAATCAAAGTGGAGACCTTGACATGTAAGAGGTACACTAAGAAGAGGGAGTGGAGCCGATGAGAAGCAACAAGTTGTATGACGAACAGCGGATCAAAGTAGCCCAGGAAGCGATCAATGGAACCAAGGTTTCCTTCCTGGCCCGAAAGTATTCCGTCTCTCCCAGCACGATTGCCAATTGGGTGAAGTTTTACAAGGACCGATTTGGAGAAGAGGCCACTCCGTCCGTCCAAGAACGGATTGAAGATGCGGAGCGTGTCCAAGATCTGGAGACGAAGATGGAGACGGCCATTAAGTTATTGGGTGAAAAGGATCTGGAAATCGAACTGCTGCGTGAACTCTTAAAAAAAGCCAACCCCGCTTACAAGACAAACTCGAACTGGCCGACGAAGCGATAAAGCGGGGTTATTCGGCTACACGGGTTCTACGTATCGTGGAGGTTCAACCTTCCACCTATTATGCGCATAAAAAACGTTTCCTGGGGCTTTGGAGTGCCCCGGATGCGGTAGTGACTTCGGGTCGTCCGATCCCCGCCTATTCCCTCACTACCGGCGGTCTGCGGGTCAGTGACCTACAGATCGAGGAGTGGCTGAGTGAGCTGGTAGAGGGTGAGGAGAACGGCTATGGCTACCGGAACCTGGCGTATGCCCTATCGGTCCAGCAGGGCTTAATCCTCAACCACAAGAAGGCGTACCGGCTGTGCAAGAAGCTCGGACTGCTTCAGAAAAAGCCGGTGAGGAACCTAAAATACCCTCGGCGTTTAGCGCGAAATCGAGTGGTCACCGGCCCCAACCAACTCTGGCAGATTGACATTAAATATGGATACATTCATGGCTACGACCGCTTCTTTTTTATCTTTGATATGATTGATGTGTTTGACCGCTGTATCGTGGGCTACCACGTGGGCGCGAGCTGTACAGCGAAGCAAGTCTGTGCCACGTTAAGGGAGGCGCTGGGCCGACGTTTACAGCCTGGAGATCCCTCACCGGTGATCCGTTCCGATAACGGCCCGCAATTCCTAAGCGACGTCTTTGGCGAGCTGTGTGCGGAAACGCAGCGTCCTCTGGAGCATGAGCGGATTCCTCCAAAAACGCCGAATATGAACGCCTACATTGAGTCGTTTCACAGTATTTTGGAGAGAGATTTGTACACGAAAAGGTACTTTGAAACGTTTGAAGAAGCCTATGAAGCGGTCGCAGTCTATATTAACTTTTACAACGAGCGCCGGTTTCATGGCAGTTTGCAGCGCATGAGCCCCAAACAATACCACGCCGCATGGAAAGCAGGCAAGCTAAAACCGATAGAAATAAAGTTGTAAACAAGATCCTGCGAAAACACGAGTTTTTAGCAGAATGTCTCCATAATTAGGGGGCCGAACCGAAAATCCAATATTTGTTATACCAAACCGCTAACATAAATGGTGTCAGCCGAAGTTGTCTAACTTCTTGCCTAAAACAATCGGGATCGTCGGTATCTTCGATCATTTCTTTTTCCTCTGTATCAATTTCTAACGATTGATATTTGACCTTGTAATTATAATTTATCTGAACTGTATAGCAATCCAGGTCAATAACAGCTGTTTTATGAATTCTTTTCATCATTTCATTAAACTCAATTCCATTAAATTCAATTTCCTTAGCATTCCAACCATCTATATCATAGTAATCATTGCAACAGACAAATATAGGTAATCTTAACCCATTGTATTCAACTAATTTTATACGAAATGGTAACGCATTAAGACCCTCATATCCACATTCTGCAGAAAAGCTGCATTTATAACCATAACCGAACAATGTGGTATTAAAGTCCTTAATAAATCGGAGTATCTGGTGGTTTAATTCGTCCTCACTCATTGAAGCAAAATTGGACGCTTGATCACATAAGAAACTCCACTCATTTTGTTTGATCCGAGGGAAAGGCTTATAGTGATAGGGATATTGATCTAGAAGAGACACCCTTGCTTTTTGTTCCGATAATAAAGTCAATTTGCCAGCATTTTTTCCAGTAACCCAGTATTCGAGAATTGAACATATATTTTTTTTATCTCGTTTTGAGCAAAGAACATAGAGTTCCGTAATATCATACTCCATCAATTGCTCGATACAATTCAGTGTTAATAACTGTGAAATGTTATGGTTTGTAAATCCGATAAGACAGGATGATTCTTTCTTAACATCCACAAAATATATATTGCTAACTTTATCGTATAAAATTTCTGGTTCAATTGGGAGTATTTTAGCAAGATCTTCCGGCGTAAATAATTCAAAGGTATCCAAAGAACCTGGACGAATTCCGAGTTTGCTACACAATATATTAATGTCCAGCTCTTTCAGTAATTCCGGACGCAATTTCGATAAAGAAGTCAGTACATCTTTATTATTTTCTTGACCAAATAGTAACGATAGATCAACTACATGATTCCAGTCTTGGGGCAACTCATAATTTCTTGGTAATGTATAATAACTAGAATTAAGCTCCTTAAGCTCTTTAATTTTCAATGAAAGATGGTATCCTTGTAAAACTTCAAATGAATTTGCATGTTGAAATAATTCATTTAGTCTACGATCAAATGGTAGAATGCTGTTGAAATATTGCTTAATAAAGAATTGCGAAATAAGATAATGTGATTCGCTCCACCTACGGATTAAGTCTATCACTTCAAATAAATCAGAAATTCCTTTAGGGAAGTTAAATTCATGAAGGCTCCACTCTTTACTATCAACTATCAATTTATTAGGTTCCTCAAATTTGAGTTCCATACTAAGTTCCTTGATGATCTGCAGCAAAGTGTTGAGTTCTTGTTTTGTATTTATCGAATCTTTCTTATTAAACTCACCAAGTGACTCTAACTTTTCCCATTTTTTATATTCTGATAGCTCTGAAACAGGTTGAGCATAATATTCAAACAAGTAATAAAATGCAGTTATTTTGTCCTTAAAAGTTTGTTGTCTAATGTAATTATCTTCATGGTTATTTGCTTTGTTAGAATTATATTCAATTCTAAAATTATATTTATAAGCCGTAGGTTCCTTTATTCCACGCTCATAAAAATATATCACATACTCGTATGTTACCTGACGATACCCATGATACGGGTAATCGCTTGGTCCCCGACGATATACTAAAAATGCATGGTCCCATTTTAATGTTTCCCAATTTCTATCAAAAAACCTTTTTTCGTCAATAGACTTAATTGTTCTTATCATTCTAGTCTGAGTCTTAACGACAGGAAAGGATTGGTTACCGACCTTAATTTCACTTTTACTCAAAAGTTCTTTAATGATTTGTTCATTTCTTTCAGCATTAAATTTATACATAAAATTAAACATAAATTGAATCAGGTACGAATATGAGTAACGATTTTCCAATATATGATACAATGTATTTTCATTAAAAACAGACTCATTCTGAATCATTTCTGATAAGTCTCTTACAATAAAAGACTCAATCAAACTTGGATCACGCAAACCTTTTCTATCCACACTCACATATTCGTTAGGGACGCTTATGAAAAATGCAGAGTGCGAATCACCTTCTGTTAATTCATATGTAGAAAAGTAACGAAATTTTTCATTTTCCATGTATTCACTTGAGTCTTTATTAATTCTTTGTGGAACAAGATATGAAATACCACTATCTAGTGAATCAAATGAGGTAAACACTAAGTATTCTTTTCCATCTATTTGGAGAGAACAACTATCTTCGGAATACAAGAATAAATAATTTTGTTTTATACCTGTATTCAATTGTACCGTTAAAGAAATTTTCTTTATGCCTCGATTCGCAGCTTTTCTCAAAGCAAAGAAGAATTCGATTATATTTACATAATCCCCTTTCTTGATTAATAACTTCTCGAAATCAGTATGAATAGCATTAAATAAAGTACCTTCTAGTAATTTAAGTTGTATTGTAGTCGAAGTTTTATTCTCATTTGTAGACTCCACTTTAAATCTTTCGGGATTAATTGTGAGATATGTTTCTTTTAAAGAATTGGTTTTTCGTTCAATGCAAATATCGTACTTATTGTTTCCGTTAGTGCTTTGTAATACAATTTCATCGGTATGATAAAATACACCAAACTTTGCTCCGATGCCAAATCGACCTTCATGTAGCCCCTTCTCTTTTTGACTCTTACCTAAATATAAGTATTTCAGTATACTATAATTGTCAAAACCTACTTCGTTATAGGATAAGGATATGATATTATACTGGGTTTCTTTGGAGAACGCTATTTCTATTTCTATTGTTTCATCTCCATACTTGCAGTCAAACGCATTTTGCAATAGTTCTTTTATTATAGAACGCTGACTGTATTCGCCGCGCACAGCTTGCTTCGTCGAATCAATAACGGAATAGACATCCAAAAACTCTTTACTGAATGTGTCCCCATCTAGCAAGAGACTTTGGGTATAACGAATCAATTTCTCATCAAGTTCCGGTGATTCTTTCTTATTTAAATCCAATGTATTCATCTCAAATAAATCCATTAGAAGCACCCAACTTAGACTTCCAGGATCAGGGCTTATATATTGTTTATACAAACCTTTTAATTCTTCTTGCCATATCATCTTACTCATTCCGCCTTTCATTCCAACCAGTAATAAACTCGGAAAGATTCATGCTAATATATCGATTTTTGAGTAAATGTTTATAGATATTGATCAGGGTTGCTGAAAGAAATATGCTATTCTCCTCTATGTTAATTAGAAGCTCACCTAATTTTTTGAAATTTACATTATTGTTCTCGCAAATTTCTCCACATTCCAGTTGAAAGCTTTTAAGTTCATCTTGAATTCGCTTCACTTCTGAATAAAGTTTGGTCATTTCCTCATTTGGATTAGGAACAATTTTTTTTGCCAGATCCTTAAGAGTAATGGGTACTATGTTTTCTAGGTCGTCTTTATAAAAAATCGCATTATCAGTCTTAATTTTTCTTTGAGCCCCAATGGCTTCAACAAACTCTGATATTGTCATTTCATTATTTAAAAACATTTGACATAAGTTATTGTTACATAACACCACAGCTAATGATTTTAAGTACTGATTTTGCATGTGACTCATTATTTCAACAAAGGTTACTTGTGAATCGGAATCCCTTGTTTTAATAATTTCTTGATAAAAAAGTTGGCATTGAAAAGTATAATCTTCATTGACTCCAAGAACTTCTTCAATGTAAGCGTACATCGCTTCTTGTGAAATATCCCAATCCACATTATATTTCTTCTCAATATCAAGAAATGTTTTAACGAAAGCAAATCGCAAAGCGACTACATTAATGTCATTGCTAATGATATCAATAATTGTATTCTTGGAGGGAATGGTGTCCAAAATACTCCAAACTAATTTTGTCACACAAAGATTAATAAATGCACTGTCAAGCGCAGCATATTCCACATTATTAGGCTGCTCTTCACAAAAGTAAACCATATGCAAGTCATAATGATCTTGACCAGTAATACGATCAATTCTACCAAATCGTTGTTCTATATCAGCGGGCGTAAACGGTAACTCATAGTTAACAATATGATTAAAAGTTGGCAAGTTTAGGCCCACCGTCGCTAACTTATCTATGATTACAAGAAACCTGACATTTTCATATTCACCAAGATTGGTTTTCATCTTGCCAATTCTGGCGAGAACTTGCTTTCGTTCTCCAATCTCATGTGTATCCCCTGTCATGCCAAGTACTCCGTCTTTACCAAATTCCTTTCGAAGCGCAGCACAAATATATTCCACTGTAGCCTTTCGGGTACAGAATATAACTGCCTTCTCATTACTTTTCACTTTATCTTTTAGGTATATAAGACATTCACTCAACTTAGGGTCAATATCTATACTATTACGGAAAACCAATTGATGAATATTCCCGATAGCTTGGTAATAACCAAACCCATAATATCCTTTTAAATGTTCCGTAATGGCTTTCCAATTTTCATGATTAATATTGTATGTCAGTCTATGAATGACCCTGTTTTTAAAATAACGGGCATCAGAGTCAATTTGTTCTCCTACAACATTTGCTTTGCATAGACGAATTATTTCTTTAAAATTTCGAGAAAACGGATTTTGGGGATCGAGAGATAATAACTTTAAGCCAAGATATTCCTTGGAATTATCAAGC
The sequence above is a segment of the Paenibacillus sp. FSL R7-0204 genome. Coding sequences within it:
- a CDS encoding recombinase family protein, producing MIAVYARVSTEEQAKHGFSLNDHIRQCRQKAGANKVKEYVDDGVSGDFLDRPALTKLRDDIQEGIIGSI
- a CDS encoding transposase; the encoded protein is MRSNKLYDEQRIKVAQEAINGTKVSFLARKYSVSPSTIANWVKFYKDRFGEEATPSVQERIEDAERVQDLETKMETAIKLLGEKDLEIELLRELLKKANPAYKTNSNWPTKR
- a CDS encoding IS3 family transposase — translated: MKRGYSATRVLRIVEVQPSTYYAHKKRFLGLWSAPDAVVTSGRPIPAYSLTTGGLRVSDLQIEEWLSELVEGEENGYGYRNLAYALSVQQGLILNHKKAYRLCKKLGLLQKKPVRNLKYPRRLARNRVVTGPNQLWQIDIKYGYIHGYDRFFFIFDMIDVFDRCIVGYHVGASCTAKQVCATLREALGRRLQPGDPSPVIRSDNGPQFLSDVFGELCAETQRPLEHERIPPKTPNMNAYIESFHSILERDLYTKRYFETFEEAYEAVAVYINFYNERRFHGSLQRMSPKQYHAAWKAGKLKPIEIKL
- a CDS encoding ATP-binding protein, yielding MIWQEELKGLYKQYISPDPGSLSWVLLMDLFEMNTLDLNKKESPELDEKLIRYTQSLLLDGDTFSKEFLDVYSVIDSTKQAVRGEYSQRSIIKELLQNAFDCKYGDETIEIEIAFSKETQYNIISLSYNEVGFDNYSILKYLYLGKSQKEKGLHEGRFGIGAKFGVFYHTDEIVLQSTNGNNKYDICIERKTNSLKETYLTINPERFKVESTNENKTSTTIQLKLLEGTLFNAIHTDFEKLLIKKGDYVNIIEFFFALRKAANRGIKKISLTVQLNTGIKQNYLFLYSEDSCSLQIDGKEYLVFTSFDSLDSGISYLVPQRINKDSSEYMENEKFRYFSTYELTEGDSHSAFFISVPNEYVSVDRKGLRDPSLIESFIVRDLSEMIQNESVFNENTLYHILENRYSYSYLIQFMFNFMYKFNAERNEQIIKELLSKSEIKVGNQSFPVVKTQTRMIRTIKSIDEKRFFDRNWETLKWDHAFLVYRRGPSDYPYHGYRQVTYEYVIYFYERGIKEPTAYKYNFRIEYNSNKANNHEDNYIRQQTFKDKITAFYYLFEYYAQPVSELSEYKKWEKLESLGEFNKKDSINTKQELNTLLQIIKELSMELKFEEPNKLIVDSKEWSLHEFNFPKGISDLFEVIDLIRRWSESHYLISQFFIKQYFNSILPFDRRLNELFQHANSFEVLQGYHLSLKIKELKELNSSYYTLPRNYELPQDWNHVVDLSLLFGQENNKDVLTSLSKLRPELLKELDINILCSKLGIRPGSLDTFELFTPEDLAKILPIEPEILYDKVSNIYFVDVKKESSCLIGFTNHNISQLLTLNCIEQLMEYDITELYVLCSKRDKKNICSILEYWVTGKNAGKLTLLSEQKARVSLLDQYPYHYKPFPRIKQNEWSFLCDQASNFASMSEDELNHQILRFIKDFNTTLFGYGYKCSFSAECGYEGLNALPFRIKLVEYNGLRLPIFVCCNDYYDIDGWNAKEIEFNGIEFNEMMKRIHKTAVIDLDCYTVQINYNYKVKYQSLEIDTEEKEMIEDTDDPDCFRQEVRQLRLTPFMLAVWYNKYWIFGSAP
- a CDS encoding DEAD/DEAH box helicase, giving the protein MRTGSTLMPLSEIELMPLQYAVITRLERNGFAYIFDEVGSGKTIQTGLAIWNIIKDNPKARILIICPKSITYNWYIELLQKFGFDFKIVEGIKGSLFSCDPRIANLLITGSDASTKASRPNEGLNKLAQENEVTEQSSDSWWDLIIIDEAHEFKGTSSSRFQTIRKNYSAKKVLFLSATPIKNAIDELETELELVATLLKKEKGRVLPTLDNSKEYLGLKLLSLDPQNPFSRNFKEIIRLCKANVVGEQIDSDARYFKNRVIHRLTYNINHENWKAITEHLKGYYGFGYYQAIGNIHQLVFRNSIDIDPKLSECLIYLKDKVKSNEKAVIFCTRKATVEYICAALRKEFGKDGVLGMTGDTHEIGERKQVLARIGKMKTNLGEYENVRFLVIIDKLATVGLNLPTFNHIVNYELPFTPADIEQRFGRIDRITGQDHYDLHMVYFCEEQPNNVEYAALDSAFINLCVTKLVWSILDTIPSKNTIIDIISNDINVVALRFAFVKTFLDIEKKYNVDWDISQEAMYAYIEEVLGVNEDYTFQCQLFYQEIIKTRDSDSQVTFVEIMSHMQNQYLKSLAVVLCNNNLCQMFLNNEMTISEFVEAIGAQRKIKTDNAIFYKDDLENIVPITLKDLAKKIVPNPNEEMTKLYSEVKRIQDELKSFQLECGEICENNNVNFKKLGELLINIEENSIFLSATLINIYKHLLKNRYISMNLSEFITGWNERRNE